In Sorghum bicolor cultivar BTx623 chromosome 10, Sorghum_bicolor_NCBIv3, whole genome shotgun sequence, one genomic interval encodes:
- the LOC110431147 gene encoding zinc finger BED domain-containing protein RICESLEEPER 2-like: MAEEDDHLPPGLAPEGENDDDVREDATALFGIDLGDGPAAPIDLDGDGGGGDTGNTNSNAFVPSVAGKVIALRLIEVKHTGDNIAEKIVGVIQEFGMLDKIFSVTLDNASSNAKAMETLTPMLAGYLGSDPTPTKEDPHKRKYNLVHQRCACHIINLIVKSGLKRFKVYLEDFRTAINFLNSSNQRIAMFKKYCSAQELRPRKFGLDMDVRWNATYLMLKHLLPYKDVFSVFINSNYGSTLLTSKHWHIAQKILDFLEIFYDATVTLSGVYYPTSPLILHSMLDIITHLHECEKDHNLFVVLYPMKLKFLKYWKQIPLIYSFAFILDPRGKIRGLFNVLQIFQEKFGHDYNSYYADVKLNCSSCLTNMRLSTVQLEIKEGMHSRPAGQTGKRKHAWGRIFGGPGGTGVVGPSPATTPSLSASAAGCELSTYLDSDNVTAYEEDFDLLLWWRDDKLTFPVFSIMAKDILTGSWEKEGCSILLSMTTKSYLDEDATGPPSASTSASASVASASCT; encoded by the exons ATGGCGGAAGAGGATGACCATCTTCCGCCGGGCCTTGCACCCGAGGGCGAGAATGACGACGATGTCCGCGAGGACGCCACTGCGCTATTTGGTATCGATCTCGGAGACGGCCCTGCTGCTCCAATCGATCTAGATGGTGACGGTGGTGGAGGGGATACTGGGAACACCAACTCGAATGCCTTTGTTCCGTCTGTTGCTGGGAAAG TGATTGCTCTTAGGTTGATTGAGGTAAAACATACTGGTGATAATATTGCTGAAAAAATTGTTGGTGTAATTCAGGAGTTTGGCATGCTTGATAAGATTTTTTCTGTAACTTTAGACAATGCATCTTCTAATGCTAAGGCTATGGAAACTTTGACACCTATGCTTGCTGGTTATTTGGGTTCTGATCCTACACCAACCAAAGAGGATCCTCATAAGCGTAAGTATAATCTAGTGCATCAACGTTGTGCTTGCCATATCATTAATCTGATTGTCAAATCTGGTTTAAAGAGGTTCAAAGTTTACCTTGAGGATTTTAGAACTGCTATTAACTTCTTGAATTCTTCCAATCAAAGAATTGCTATGTTTAAAAAATACTGCAGTGCTCAAGAACTTAGACCTAGAAAGTTTGGCTTGGATATGGATGTTAGATGGAATGCTACATACCTTATGCTTAAACACTTGCTTCCATATAAGGATGTTTTTTCTGTGTTCATTAATAGTAATTATGGATCAACATTGTTAACTTCAAAGCACTGGCATATTGCTCAAAAGATACTTGACTTCCTGGAAATATTTTATGATGCCACAGTTACTCTATCTGGTGTTTACTATCCCACTAGTCCACTTATTCTGCATAGCATGCTTGACATAATTACTCATTTGCATGAATGTGAAAAGGATCATAATCTATTTGTTGTTCTGTATCCTATGAAGCTGAAATTTCTTAAATACTGGAAGCAAATACCATTGATATATTCATTTGCATTCATACTTGATCCTAGAGGGAAGATTAGAGGATTATTTAATGTTCTTCAAATATTTCAAGAAAAATTTGGACATGACTACAATTCTTATTATGCTGATGTGAAACTGAACTGTTCAAGTTGTTTAACAAATATGAGGCTAAGTACGGTGCAGCTAGAGATCAAAGAAGGAATGCACAGCCGGCCGGCAGGCCAAACAGGTAAGAGAAAGCATGCATGGGGAAGAATATTTGGAGGCCCTGGAGGAACTGGTGTTGTTGGACCTTCCCCTGCCACCACTCCATCTTTGTCTGCTTCTGCTGCTGGTTGTGAGCTATCAACTTATCTGGACAGTGACAATGTCACTGCATATGAGGAAGACTTTGACTTACTTCTCTGGTGGCGTGACGACAAGCTAACCTTCCCAGTATTTTCTATCATGGCTAAAGATATCCT GACTGGGAGCTGGGAGAAAGAAGGTTGCAGCATTCTGTTATCAATGACAACCAAGAGCTACCTTGATGAGGATGCAACTGGGCCTCCTTCTGCCAGCACATCCGCATCTGCATCTGTGGCTTCTGCTTCTTGCACTTAG
- the LOC8073048 gene encoding vacuolar amino acid transporter 1: MRSPVPERSLIIESDDDDDTQSAVATNWIGHGHGHDEEEPEQEPGSDSDSSSSSSSCATPRRGPSSPAYTQQWPQSYRQSIDILSSVHSSNLSFLGTPTLSRLSNSFLAITDSFRGKAPETISNFVKPLLGPTSSDEQQQQQHEDTRKSSQYIMPSRKSSLEQIPEDQKPLVVGHEASRNRNCSYTQGVMNGINVLCGVGILSTPYAIKQGGWIGLVILCLFALLAWYTGVLLRHCLDSKEGLETYPDIGHAAFGSTGRIVISIILYVELYACCIEYLILESDNLTKLFPTAHLTIGSLTLNSHVFFAILTTIIVMPTTWLRDLSCLSYISAGGVIASILVVICLFLVGVVNDVGFENEGTALNLPGIPIAIGLYGYCYSGHGVFPNIYSSLKNRNQFPSILFTCIGLSTFLYAGAAVMGYKMFGEATESQFTLNLPDNSLISKVAVWTTVANPITKYALTIIPLAMSLEELLPPNQQKYSTIIMLRSSLVMSTLLIALSVPFFGLVMALVGSLFAMLVTYILPCACFLAILKTKVGWHQIAACSFIIAVGVCCACVGTYSSLSKIIQNYT, translated from the exons ATGAGGAGCCCGGTGCCGGAGCGTAGCCTCATCATCGAgagcgatgacgacgacgacacccAATCCGCTGTCGCCACCAACTGGATAGGACACGGGCACGGCCACGACGAGGAGGAGCCGGAGCAGGAGCCCGGTTCGGACTCTGACTCttcgtcgtcgtcttcgtcctGCGCCACCCCACGCCGCGGCCCAAGCTCCCCCGCCTACACCCAGCAATGGCCGCAGAGTTACAG GCAATCGATTGACATTCTTAGTAGCGTGCACTCATCCAATCTGAGCTTTTTGGGGACTCCAACGCTGAGCAGACTGTCAAATTCTTTCCTTGCCATCACCGATTCTTTTCGGGGCAAAGCCCCTGAAACAATCTCAAACTTTGTCAAGCCACTTCTTGGTCCCACATCAAGTgatgagcagcagcagcagcagcatgaaGATACCCGAAAGAGTTCTCAGTACATTATGCCCTCAAGAAAATCATCTTTGGAACAAATCCCTGAGGATCAAAAGCCACTGGTAGTTGGTCATGAGGCGTCTCGTAATCGAAATTGCTCTTACACCCAGGGAGTGATGAATG GAATAAATGTTCTATGTGGCGTGGGAATCCTATCAACACCTTATGCCATCAAACAAGGGGGTTGGATTGGGCTGGTGATACTCTGTTTATTTGCTTTGCTTGCATGGTACACTGGCGTGCTCCTGCGTCATTGCCTGGACAGCAAGGAGGGCCTCGAGACATACCCAGATATTGGCCATGCAGCCTTTGGCAGCACAGGTCGCATAGTTATCTCG ATAATACTGTACGTGGAATTGTAT GCATGTTGCATCGAGTATTTGATATTGGAGAGTGACAATTTGACAAAATTATTCCCCACTGCACACCTGACCATTGGGAGCCTGACGCTGAACTCACATGTATTTTTTGCAATCTTGACTACCATCATAGTCATGCCAACCACCTGGCTCCGTGACCTGAGCTGTTTGAGCTACATTTCAG CTGGGGGTGTCATTGCATCAATCCTTGTGGTCATTTGCCTGTTCTTGGTTGGGGTTGTCAATGATGTCGGCTTTGAGAACGAAGGGACTGCACTGAACCTTCCAGGAATTCCTATTGCAATCGGATTATATGGTTACTGCTACTCAGGGCATGGGGTATTTCCAAACATATATTCCTCTCTGAAGAATCGCAACCAGTTTCCTTCAATTCTTTTTACATG CATTGGGCTGTCTACCTTTTTGTATGCTGGTGCTGCAGTGATGGGATACAAAATGTTTGGTGAAGCCACAGAGTCCCAATTCACACTCAACTTACCAGATAATTCCCTCATTTCTAAGGTTGCTGTTTGGACAACG GTGGCAAATCCAATAACCAA ATATGCATTAACTATTATTCCATTGGCTATGAGTTTGGAAGAGTTGCTGCCACCAAACCAACAAAAGTATTCTACAATAATCATGCTTAGATCATCTCTGGTGATGTCAACCCTCCTGATTGCTCTATCTGTGCCTTTCTTTG GACTTGTGATGGCCCTGGTTGGTTCCTTGTTTGCCATGCTTGTG ACCTATATTCTTCCTTGCGCATGTTTTTTGGCAATCCTCAAGACAAAAGTGGGGTGGCATCAG ATAGCAGCTTGCTCGTTCATCATAGCTGTCGGGGTTTGCTGTGCCTGCGTGGGAACATACTCATCCCTGTCAAAGATAATCCAGAACTACACATAA